Proteins from one Leptospira wolbachii serovar Codice str. CDC genomic window:
- a CDS encoding type II toxin-antitoxin system RelE/ParE family toxin, whose product MPVREIIKDKKLTKKPIDRYNSYVILRLVYEIKRTEELILWIKELDNDAKKDILVSIEILKEFGPRLGRPHVDTITGSKIKNLKELRVNSKNRPFRIFFVFDPKRNAILLIGGNKATSKKFYPVMIKKSEELYSEYLGDL is encoded by the coding sequence ATGCCCGTTAGAGAGATAATAAAGGATAAAAAGCTAACAAAAAAGCCTATTGACAGATATAACTCCTATGTTATATTACGTCTAGTGTATGAGATAAAGAGAACTGAGGAACTAATTCTCTGGATCAAGGAACTAGATAATGACGCAAAAAAGGATATTCTAGTTTCTATTGAAATTCTTAAGGAATTCGGTCCTAGGCTTGGACGTCCGCACGTAGATACTATTACTGGATCTAAGATTAAAAACCTTAAGGAACTTAGAGTTAACAGCAAAAATAGACCTTTTAGAATCTTTTTTGTTTTCGACCCTAAAAGAAATGCTATTTTACTCATTGGCGGAAACAAAGCGACTTCGAAAAAGTTTTATCCAGTGATGATTAAAAAATCAGAAGAATTATATTCTGAATACTTGGGTGATTTGTAA